One part of the Gemmatimonas sp. genome encodes these proteins:
- a CDS encoding M1 family aminopeptidase has protein sequence MNTLLLSLTIAAGALALVRSPVPAQSAPAGTSSASLTGPGVSAELAERRRTQLRDVRYELALRVGVGDTASGTVTVRFTAVRQGAIILDFRGLGVGNARLNGSAWPEAANAWNRHHLTVPGTLVRPGRNTITLDFTTPVANAGAAIIRTRDASDSSTYLYTLLVPADAHLLFPSFDQPDLKARLTLQLTTPAAWTALANGALVRRDSGATGVTHVFAPTQPLSTYLMAFAAGPWQRFTRAEVIAPGGAAVPTSLYVRRSRAAEAEADTLLAMNARALRWLGQYFGVPYAFDKYDALLAPAFPFGGMEHPGAVFYNEESFIYRERPTTSQLLGRQATTFHEVAHQWFGDYVTMRWFDDLWLKEGFATFMAARMQAALEPTSNAWKTFYLRNKPTAYGTDATAGTTPVWQALGNLDQAKSNYGPIVYNKAPAVLRQLEYLVGERAFQRGVQQFLRRHAYGNATWPALLQAIGSAAGRDLREWGQQWMLRPGMPVITQQLEVRDGRITRLRLVQRAAQPALSGPGGWPLKVQVRLHYADAPAVQLPVELRGASTEVTAAIGRPAPAFVFANEGDYGYAIVLPDSASVRWMEQHIAEVPDDFLRAMLWGALWDLVREGGLAPARFAHAAMRALPGERDEQLAASLVGRLVTSVSRYATPPLRASLQPTVEQLLLAGAQDSARSYGIRKSHLDAFIGMARGEGARQQLRQWLASDSAAGLVLRAPTRWAMVTRLVASGSPDADSLLAAERRRDGTTEGARLAFVAGAAAPDSATKQQYFDRWFRDGTLNEEWVTSSLRAFHEGEQQQLTRRYLVPALDTLRWIQGNRRIFFLGSWLASTLGGQSEREALAIVDGWLAGEPGLPTDLRQKVLQVRDELERAVRIRARYGDEGERGTAGDPKSRVIQSYQ, from the coding sequence ATGAACACCCTTCTCCTCTCCCTCACGATCGCAGCCGGTGCCCTGGCGCTGGTTCGGTCACCCGTGCCGGCCCAGTCGGCGCCTGCCGGCACATCGTCGGCCTCGCTTACCGGCCCGGGAGTCTCGGCGGAGCTGGCCGAACGGCGACGCACGCAGCTGCGGGACGTGCGCTACGAGCTGGCGTTGCGCGTCGGTGTCGGTGACACCGCGAGCGGGACGGTCACGGTGCGTTTCACCGCCGTCCGCCAGGGGGCGATCATCCTCGACTTCCGTGGCCTCGGCGTGGGTAACGCACGGCTCAATGGGTCGGCGTGGCCGGAGGCCGCCAACGCGTGGAACCGGCACCATCTCACAGTGCCGGGTACCCTCGTGCGGCCGGGGCGCAATACGATCACGCTCGACTTCACGACGCCCGTCGCCAACGCCGGTGCCGCCATCATCCGCACGCGCGATGCGTCGGACAGCAGCACCTATCTGTATACGCTGCTCGTTCCCGCCGACGCGCACCTGCTCTTCCCCAGCTTCGACCAGCCTGATCTCAAGGCGCGGCTGACCCTGCAGCTCACGACGCCGGCGGCGTGGACGGCGCTGGCCAACGGCGCGCTGGTGCGCCGAGACAGCGGGGCGACGGGCGTGACCCATGTCTTTGCCCCCACGCAGCCGCTGAGCACGTACCTCATGGCGTTCGCCGCCGGCCCCTGGCAGCGCTTCACCCGCGCGGAGGTGATTGCGCCGGGAGGCGCGGCGGTGCCGACGTCGTTGTACGTGCGTCGCTCACGGGCGGCCGAGGCGGAAGCGGACACGCTGTTGGCCATGAATGCGCGCGCGCTGCGCTGGCTGGGGCAGTACTTCGGGGTGCCCTATGCCTTCGACAAGTACGACGCCCTGCTGGCCCCGGCGTTTCCGTTTGGCGGTATGGAGCATCCCGGTGCCGTGTTCTACAACGAGGAGAGCTTCATTTACCGGGAGCGCCCCACCACGTCGCAGCTGTTGGGGCGGCAGGCCACGACGTTCCACGAAGTGGCCCACCAGTGGTTCGGCGATTACGTGACCATGCGCTGGTTCGATGACCTCTGGCTCAAGGAGGGCTTCGCCACCTTCATGGCCGCGCGCATGCAGGCCGCCCTGGAGCCGACGTCGAACGCGTGGAAGACCTTCTACCTGCGCAACAAGCCGACCGCGTACGGCACCGACGCCACCGCCGGCACGACGCCGGTGTGGCAGGCGCTGGGCAACCTGGATCAGGCCAAGAGCAACTACGGGCCCATCGTGTACAACAAGGCGCCGGCGGTGCTGCGGCAGCTCGAGTACCTGGTGGGCGAGCGGGCCTTTCAGCGCGGCGTGCAGCAGTTCCTGCGCCGCCATGCCTATGGCAACGCAACGTGGCCGGCGTTGCTGCAGGCCATTGGCAGCGCCGCCGGGCGAGACCTGCGTGAATGGGGCCAGCAGTGGATGCTGCGTCCCGGCATGCCGGTCATCACGCAGCAACTCGAGGTGCGCGACGGCCGGATCACGCGTTTGCGGCTGGTGCAGCGCGCGGCGCAACCGGCGCTGAGTGGTCCCGGTGGCTGGCCACTCAAGGTGCAGGTACGCCTGCACTACGCCGATGCGCCGGCGGTGCAGTTGCCGGTGGAGTTGCGCGGCGCGAGCACCGAGGTGACGGCGGCGATAGGGCGGCCGGCCCCGGCCTTCGTGTTCGCCAATGAGGGCGATTACGGGTACGCCATCGTGCTCCCCGACAGCGCGAGCGTGCGGTGGATGGAGCAGCACATCGCGGAGGTACCCGACGATTTCCTGCGCGCCATGCTGTGGGGGGCGCTGTGGGATCTGGTACGGGAGGGGGGACTGGCACCGGCGCGCTTTGCGCACGCCGCCATGCGGGCGCTGCCTGGGGAGCGTGACGAGCAGCTGGCGGCCTCCCTCGTGGGACGCCTCGTGACCAGCGTGAGCCGGTACGCGACGCCGCCCCTGCGGGCGTCGCTGCAGCCGACGGTGGAGCAGCTGCTGCTGGCGGGGGCGCAGGACAGTGCCAGGAGCTATGGCATACGCAAGAGCCACCTCGATGCGTTCATCGGCATGGCGCGTGGGGAGGGGGCGCGTCAGCAGCTGCGCCAGTGGCTGGCGAGTGACAGCGCGGCAGGGCTGGTGCTGCGCGCCCCGACGCGATGGGCCATGGTGACCCGCTTGGTCGCGAGTGGCAGCCCGGACGCCGATTCGCTGCTCGCGGCGGAACGGCGGCGCGATGGCACCACGGAGGGAGCGCGGCTGGCGTTCGTGGCTGGCGCCGCGGCCCCCGACAGCGCGACCAAGCAGCAGTACTTCGATCGGTGGTTCCGGGACGGAACGCTGAACGAGGAGTGGGTGACCTCGAGCCTGCGTGCCTTTCACGAGGGGGAGCAGCAGCAACTCACCCGGCGCTATCTGGTCCCGGCGCTGGACACGCTCCGGTGGATCCAGGGGAATCGCCGCATCTTCTTTCTGGGGAGCTGGCTCGCGTCCACCCTTGGCGGGCAGAGCGAACGCGAGGCGCTGGCGATCGTGGACGGTTGGCTGGCGGGCGAACCCGGGCTGCCGACCGACCTGCGGCAGAAGGTGCTGCAGGTGCGTGACGAGCTGGAGCGGGCGGTGCGCATCCGTGCGCGGTACGGCGACGAGGGAGAGCGGGGCACCGCCGGCGACCCGAAAAGCCGTGTAATTCAGTCGTATCAGTAG
- a CDS encoding protein kinase — protein sequence MFTGTAALVLLLLAMVLALGTVGARRAARNAARQSLEQSADLVAQLLAGRGRSLGGGARVFVQGPYFRTLVAERRRDDILDQTFEAAEQLEASWVFITDDNGNLIAKSDEPSAFGEPMARVPLVSGALRGQVTTGFGGSGDSVLFQATAVPIAAPGGMPFGVLVATRVLDSLAAADIALATNQAVLFFVLDAEGRKRMAATSLASDTALRRAVVQAVSPTAPAAGRAHQEVEFDGRTWMLHRSTLATAGGTPVGGYVVLRLADDALVSLEPVRRSLLLAAILGLLGALIAARLTSRAVVHPVAAMTQLVRHVVEQGGAPANPLGSTPTGALYGSAELSALADAVDSLVVESNDQDTVRALLAAHPMIGAEFTMKPRATTARTLAFRPTASRATAWAPGMLFAQRYRLDEELGRGELGISFRARDTARGQVVALRLLPTEPSAAEGTAASPRGDMVAPPRPAVVHRHLVQTLDVGEADGVRFVSVEFVDGLSLADLLQLRGALDTCAVAAIARAMLRGVAALHAHDITHANITTRSVLLSRAGVVKLGDYGITRRARRQAREAAGSDTAPAITGGRVGAPEYMAPELLIGGMPSAKADLYSIGVVLHECLIGTTPFGSRSPIEVLGSKLGSLTPRAAASMASEHEPVSESRRSERSPLPVRTPGAAPRPSELLSLVQYMIHPDPDRRLGVATEALAAWVRVGHLSGVLR from the coding sequence GTGTTCACCGGAACCGCGGCGCTGGTGTTGCTCCTGTTGGCGATGGTGCTCGCCTTGGGGACCGTCGGGGCGCGTCGGGCGGCGCGCAACGCGGCGCGGCAATCGCTCGAGCAGTCGGCCGATCTCGTGGCACAATTGCTGGCGGGGCGGGGCCGGAGCCTCGGTGGCGGGGCGCGGGTGTTCGTGCAGGGACCGTACTTCCGGACGCTCGTCGCCGAGCGCCGCCGTGACGACATCCTCGACCAGACCTTCGAAGCCGCTGAACAGCTCGAGGCCTCGTGGGTGTTCATCACCGACGACAACGGCAACCTGATCGCCAAGTCGGACGAGCCGTCGGCGTTCGGTGAGCCCATGGCCCGCGTGCCGTTGGTATCGGGGGCGCTGCGAGGGCAGGTCACGACTGGGTTCGGCGGCTCGGGCGACTCGGTGCTGTTCCAGGCCACCGCCGTCCCCATCGCCGCGCCCGGTGGCATGCCGTTCGGTGTGCTCGTCGCCACGCGTGTCCTCGACAGTCTCGCCGCGGCCGATATCGCGCTGGCGACCAATCAGGCGGTGCTCTTCTTCGTGCTCGATGCCGAGGGGCGCAAGCGCATGGCCGCGACAAGTCTGGCCAGCGACACCGCACTCCGCCGTGCCGTAGTGCAGGCGGTCTCCCCCACGGCGCCCGCGGCAGGCCGTGCGCATCAGGAGGTCGAGTTCGACGGTCGCACATGGATGCTGCATCGCAGCACGCTCGCGACTGCCGGTGGAACGCCCGTCGGCGGGTATGTGGTTTTGCGGCTCGCCGACGACGCACTCGTCAGTCTGGAGCCCGTACGTCGCTCGCTGCTGCTCGCCGCGATCCTCGGCCTGCTCGGCGCCCTGATCGCCGCACGGCTGACATCGCGAGCGGTGGTACATCCTGTCGCGGCCATGACGCAACTGGTGCGTCACGTCGTGGAGCAGGGTGGGGCACCGGCCAACCCGCTGGGCAGTACGCCAACGGGCGCATTGTATGGCTCCGCGGAACTGTCGGCGCTCGCCGACGCGGTCGACTCCCTGGTTGTTGAATCGAACGATCAGGATACGGTGCGAGCGCTCCTCGCGGCGCATCCCATGATTGGGGCCGAGTTTACCATGAAGCCGCGAGCCACCACGGCGCGTACACTGGCGTTCCGCCCCACGGCGTCGCGCGCGACGGCGTGGGCGCCGGGGATGTTGTTCGCACAGCGCTATCGCCTCGACGAGGAACTTGGCCGCGGTGAACTGGGCATCAGCTTTCGTGCCCGAGACACGGCCCGTGGCCAGGTGGTGGCGCTCCGTCTGCTCCCGACGGAGCCTTCCGCGGCCGAGGGCACGGCGGCATCGCCGCGGGGCGACATGGTCGCCCCGCCACGACCTGCCGTGGTTCACCGACATCTGGTGCAGACCCTCGACGTCGGCGAGGCCGACGGCGTGCGATTCGTGAGTGTCGAATTCGTGGACGGTCTATCGCTGGCCGATCTCCTGCAGCTGCGTGGGGCGCTCGACACGTGTGCTGTCGCCGCCATCGCGCGCGCCATGCTGCGTGGGGTGGCCGCGTTGCATGCGCACGACATCACGCATGCGAACATCACGACCCGCAGCGTGCTGCTGTCGCGCGCTGGCGTGGTCAAGCTCGGTGACTACGGGATCACCCGTCGCGCCCGTCGCCAAGCGCGAGAGGCCGCGGGAAGCGACACGGCTCCCGCCATCACCGGCGGGCGAGTCGGTGCGCCGGAGTACATGGCACCGGAGCTGTTGATCGGTGGCATGCCCAGCGCCAAGGCCGATCTCTACTCGATCGGCGTCGTCTTGCACGAGTGTCTCATCGGGACCACGCCGTTCGGCTCGCGGTCGCCGATCGAGGTGCTGGGGAGCAAGCTGGGTTCGCTGACCCCGCGGGCCGCGGCGTCGATGGCGAGCGAGCACGAACCGGTGTCCGAGTCGCGGCGGTCGGAGCGGTCGCCACTGCCCGTGCGCACGCCCGGCGCAGCGCCCCGTCCGTCGGAATTGCTGTCGCTCGTTCAGTACATGATTCACCCCGATCCCGATCGCCGCCTCGGGGTAGCCACCGAGGCCCTCGCCGCCTGGGTGAGGGTGGGCCACCTGTCGGGAGTGCTCCGATAA
- the argS gene encoding arginine--tRNA ligase has protein sequence MTHADALRAELARAARTLGAPDDVSPILERPRDPAFGDWATNLAMTLAKPLGKKPRDIAETLIAALDRPSVGIVSAEIAGPGFINIRLDPGYQARGLLQILAAPEQWGRLDIGQQQRVCVEFVSANPTGPLHVGHGRQAALGDAISTLLEWTGWNVDREFYYNDAGAQIANLAKSTQARVRELVGHSLEIPEGGYHGAYIAEIAERYVQQHPEDRDGNDLDALRQFAVAALRHEQDLDLQAFGVKFDTYYLESSLYTDGRVEQTVEALKASGHTYEEDGALFLRTTTFGDDKDRVMKKSAAKGGDYTYFVPDVAYHVTKWERGYTRAINVQGADHHSTTTRVRAGLQALGIGIPQGYPDYVLHQMVTVMKGGEEVKISKRAGSYVTVRDLIDEVGRDAVRYFYLMRKGDSQLVFDVDLARSQSEENPVYYIQMAHARMCGIFRVGEIQAATVTGDGVDLGVLSEPAEQELVKQLLDFPAMVKGAADNLEPHRIAGWLLETARAAHTWYHKHHVLGEPEAITNARLVLARASQLGIAAGLRILGLSAPERM, from the coding sequence GTGACCCACGCCGACGCCCTGCGCGCGGAACTCGCACGCGCGGCGCGCACGCTCGGTGCGCCCGACGACGTTTCCCCCATTCTCGAGCGGCCGCGTGATCCGGCGTTCGGTGACTGGGCCACCAATCTGGCCATGACGCTGGCCAAACCGCTCGGCAAGAAGCCGCGCGACATTGCCGAGACACTCATCGCGGCGCTCGATCGGCCCAGTGTGGGCATCGTGTCGGCGGAGATTGCCGGCCCGGGATTCATCAACATCCGTCTCGATCCCGGCTATCAGGCGCGCGGGCTCCTGCAGATCCTGGCGGCGCCGGAGCAGTGGGGGCGCCTCGACATCGGCCAGCAGCAGCGGGTGTGCGTGGAGTTCGTGTCCGCCAATCCCACCGGGCCGCTCCACGTTGGCCACGGCCGGCAGGCCGCCCTCGGCGACGCCATCAGTACGCTGCTCGAGTGGACCGGCTGGAACGTCGACCGCGAGTTCTACTACAACGATGCCGGTGCACAGATCGCCAACCTGGCCAAGAGCACGCAGGCGCGCGTGCGTGAGCTCGTCGGACACTCCCTCGAGATTCCCGAGGGCGGGTACCACGGCGCCTACATCGCCGAGATCGCCGAGCGCTACGTGCAGCAGCACCCCGAGGACCGTGACGGCAACGACCTCGATGCGCTGCGGCAGTTCGCCGTGGCGGCGCTGCGTCACGAGCAGGATCTCGACCTGCAGGCCTTCGGCGTGAAGTTCGACACGTACTACCTCGAGAGTTCGCTCTACACCGACGGGCGCGTGGAGCAGACCGTCGAGGCGCTCAAGGCCAGCGGCCATACGTACGAGGAAGACGGCGCGCTGTTCCTGCGCACCACCACCTTCGGTGACGACAAGGACCGCGTGATGAAGAAGAGCGCGGCCAAGGGGGGCGATTACACGTACTTCGTCCCCGATGTGGCGTACCATGTGACCAAGTGGGAGCGTGGCTACACCCGCGCCATCAACGTGCAGGGGGCCGACCATCACAGCACTACCACCCGTGTACGCGCCGGGCTGCAGGCGCTGGGGATCGGCATTCCGCAGGGATACCCCGACTACGTGTTGCACCAGATGGTGACGGTGATGAAGGGGGGCGAGGAGGTGAAGATCTCCAAGCGCGCCGGGTCGTACGTCACCGTGCGCGATCTCATCGACGAGGTGGGACGCGATGCCGTGCGCTACTTCTACCTCATGCGCAAGGGCGACTCCCAGCTCGTGTTCGACGTGGACCTCGCGCGCAGCCAGTCGGAAGAAAACCCGGTGTACTACATCCAGATGGCGCACGCCCGCATGTGCGGCATCTTCCGCGTGGGCGAAATCCAGGCCGCGACCGTCACCGGCGACGGCGTGGATCTGGGCGTGCTCAGCGAGCCGGCCGAGCAGGAGCTCGTGAAGCAGTTGCTCGATTTCCCCGCCATGGTGAAGGGCGCCGCGGACAACCTCGAGCCGCACCGCATCGCCGGGTGGTTGCTGGAGACCGCGCGCGCGGCGCACACCTGGTACCACAAGCATCACGTCCTCGGTGAGCCCGAGGCCATCACCAACGCGCGGCTCGTGCTGGCGCGTGCCTCGCAGCTCGGCATCGCCGCCGGGTTGCGCATCCTCGGACTGTCGGCGCCGGAGCGCATGTGA
- a CDS encoding sigma-70 family RNA polymerase sigma factor, with translation MPKPVPTSIEDRQREYEALVLPHLDRLLGFAARRTATLVDAEDAVQDTCVKAWAAFDELRDPGSVRAWLYRILRSVLSESIERQTRRARLLPITRLDDVHETLVASSSDSVFDEIVGRLDREVLQAALAAIPEDFATAVELHDIEGFTYAEIAETVGVPIGTIMSRMSRGRRLLAAVIAERGREWALGPQPESGVRRMPRSS, from the coding sequence ATGCCGAAGCCTGTTCCTACCTCCATCGAAGATCGCCAGCGGGAGTACGAGGCCCTCGTACTCCCGCATCTCGATCGTCTGTTGGGGTTTGCCGCACGCCGGACGGCCACGCTGGTGGATGCGGAGGACGCGGTACAGGACACCTGCGTGAAAGCGTGGGCCGCATTTGACGAGCTGCGCGACCCCGGCAGTGTGCGCGCCTGGCTGTACCGGATCCTGCGTTCGGTGCTCAGCGAGTCGATCGAGCGTCAGACCCGTCGCGCCCGCCTGCTCCCCATTACGCGGCTCGACGACGTGCACGAAACACTCGTCGCCAGTTCGAGCGACTCGGTCTTCGACGAAATCGTGGGCCGGCTCGATCGCGAAGTCTTGCAGGCGGCGCTCGCCGCCATCCCGGAGGATTTCGCGACCGCCGTGGAATTGCACGACATCGAGGGGTTCACATACGCCGAGATCGCGGAAACCGTGGGGGTACCCATCGGCACCATCATGAGTCGTATGTCCCGCGGGCGACGATTGCTCGCGGCGGTGATCGCCGAACGGGGACGAGAGTGGGCACTGGGGCCGCAGCCGGAGTCCGGTGTCCGTCGCATGCCGAGGTCGTCATGA
- a CDS encoding CHRD domain-containing protein: MSLPAMQAVWIRAVRIGAVLLVSLAAACGGGADGGTSPAPVAATITIAAASSGPLVSVGDSRALTATVTDARGASISGGSVTWITSDASIATVSGSGTTATVTAAGNGSATITATSGTARSTIAVEVAQRYAQLTATVGASSMAIGATGPLTVTARDGRGNPMSGSTGATFTTSDRTKVLVSPTGVLTAVAPGTAVITTSLTRDATTATATTNITVTAPVAAAASAAVQATDANLFTPPTINVAQGGTVTWTFGGIGHNVVFQSSGAPTNIGVTSGSSAQRVFETIGSYPYACTLHAGMTGTVNVVASALFTQMNGANERPNAVNTMANGAAVFTRSGSTMTYVVTYQGIASNPTGMHIHAPAGPNGTAGIIVDLMRTPLTGTSGVLTGSFSATDIRGIAGQPPISLDSLSTILRNGQGYVNVHSSQFPAGEIRGQLGPASP; the protein is encoded by the coding sequence ATGTCGTTACCAGCTATGCAGGCCGTATGGATCCGCGCCGTGCGGATCGGCGCCGTGCTCCTCGTCAGCCTCGCGGCAGCGTGCGGAGGTGGCGCCGATGGCGGAACGTCGCCAGCGCCGGTTGCCGCCACCATTACCATCGCGGCGGCGTCGAGCGGGCCGCTGGTGAGTGTGGGAGATTCGCGCGCGCTTACGGCTACCGTAACTGATGCGCGCGGCGCCAGTATTTCGGGGGGCTCGGTCACCTGGATCACCAGTGACGCGAGCATCGCCACGGTGTCCGGAAGCGGCACTACCGCCACGGTCACGGCCGCCGGCAACGGAAGCGCCACCATCACGGCCACGAGTGGCACCGCGCGCAGCACCATTGCCGTGGAGGTGGCCCAGCGTTATGCGCAGCTCACCGCCACGGTCGGCGCCTCCAGCATGGCCATCGGGGCCACCGGTCCGCTGACGGTGACGGCACGCGACGGACGCGGTAATCCGATGAGTGGCAGCACGGGCGCGACGTTCACCACCAGTGATCGAACGAAAGTGCTGGTGAGTCCCACAGGGGTGCTCACCGCCGTGGCGCCAGGTACTGCAGTCATCACCACGTCGCTCACGCGCGACGCGACGACCGCGACCGCCACGACGAACATCACGGTCACCGCGCCCGTGGCAGCGGCCGCTTCCGCAGCGGTACAGGCCACCGACGCCAACCTCTTTACGCCGCCCACGATCAACGTGGCGCAGGGCGGAACGGTCACGTGGACCTTCGGCGGTATCGGCCACAACGTGGTGTTCCAGTCGAGTGGGGCACCCACCAACATCGGCGTGACTTCGGGATCCTCGGCACAGCGCGTCTTCGAAACGATCGGCAGCTACCCATACGCCTGCACCCTGCATGCCGGCATGACGGGAACCGTGAACGTCGTGGCGAGTGCGCTCTTTACGCAGATGAATGGGGCCAACGAGCGGCCCAATGCCGTGAACACCATGGCCAACGGTGCCGCCGTGTTCACGCGCAGCGGGAGCACGATGACCTACGTCGTCACCTATCAGGGCATCGCCAGCAATCCCACCGGTATGCACATCCACGCGCCGGCGGGCCCCAATGGCACCGCGGGGATCATCGTCGATCTTATGCGCACCCCGCTCACGGGCACCAGCGGCGTACTCACTGGGTCGTTCTCGGCCACGGACATTCGCGGTATCGCCGGGCAGCCGCCCATTTCGCTCGATTCGCTGTCCACCATTCTTCGGAATGGGCAGGGGTATGTGAACGTGCACTCGTCACAGTTCCCCGCCGGCGAGATCCGGGGCCAACTCGGCCCCGCGTCCCCCTGA
- a CDS encoding anti-sigma factor, with amino-acid sequence MNEFPSGAASVWLPHDWRREVEQHDIIASLLAAYVDGELPPETATQLDAHLRECARCARDVGMQRQLAAGLGQIGGPLASAALHTRIRQSIAALPAPGIAPQSALSGTRGWRFGRWGWGAVVVLIAALWLGRVLLPAHTAAETGAEGVPVAVVGDAPLLDSLAVQWRALSPENLPGRERDVDAIRRALGGPVFPLESPGLDLAAAWTTTAWGELLGVLAYRFDGRLVVQFTIPEALLARSGSLSAALARSPVVLTGEDALSMVLWRTPGGATVLLGNTSVDQLRAFQTASAARERVGTSSTAERVRRP; translated from the coding sequence ATGAATGAGTTTCCGAGTGGGGCTGCATCCGTCTGGCTGCCACACGACTGGCGGCGTGAGGTCGAACAGCACGACATTATCGCTTCGTTGTTGGCGGCCTATGTCGACGGGGAGTTGCCGCCGGAGACCGCGACGCAACTCGATGCGCACCTGCGTGAATGCGCCCGATGCGCCAGAGACGTGGGGATGCAGCGCCAACTCGCGGCCGGCCTGGGGCAGATCGGTGGCCCGCTGGCCTCGGCCGCACTCCACACACGTATTCGGCAGTCCATCGCCGCCCTGCCGGCGCCGGGAATCGCCCCGCAGTCAGCGCTGTCTGGGACGCGAGGCTGGCGTTTCGGTCGCTGGGGCTGGGGGGCCGTCGTCGTACTCATCGCGGCTCTCTGGCTGGGCCGTGTCCTGCTGCCGGCGCATACCGCCGCGGAAACGGGCGCCGAGGGTGTTCCCGTTGCTGTGGTTGGCGACGCCCCGTTGCTCGACTCGCTCGCCGTGCAGTGGCGTGCGCTGTCCCCGGAGAATCTGCCGGGGCGGGAGCGCGACGTGGATGCGATTCGGCGCGCGCTGGGGGGGCCGGTCTTCCCGCTCGAGTCGCCTGGGCTCGATCTCGCCGCAGCGTGGACGACCACTGCGTGGGGGGAACTGCTCGGCGTGCTCGCCTATCGCTTCGATGGCCGACTGGTGGTGCAGTTCACGATCCCGGAAGCGCTGCTTGCGAGATCGGGATCGTTGAGTGCCGCGCTGGCACGGTCCCCCGTGGTCCTCACGGGTGAGGACGCTCTCAGCATGGTGCTGTGGCGCACGCCAGGCGGCGCGACGGTGCTGCTCGGGAACACGTCGGTGGACCAGTTGCGTGCATTCCAAACGGCGTCAGCGGCACGCGAGCGGGTGGGGACCAGCAGCACCGCGGAGCGAGTCCGCCGCCCATGA
- a CDS encoding DUF5360 family protein, producing MVGTDVALLGYWLVTALAGAGMVALPPEWLYSDYANPAVVAWNWSFMPLDVVFSCLGLLAAWRYRRGHPGWRELALLSLPLTSTAGLMAVSYWAIRAEFDPAWWLANLFLLVWPLPYILHLVRAPRG from the coding sequence ATGGTCGGTACCGACGTCGCGCTGCTTGGCTACTGGCTTGTCACCGCGCTGGCGGGTGCAGGCATGGTTGCGCTGCCGCCCGAATGGCTCTATTCCGACTACGCCAATCCGGCGGTGGTGGCCTGGAACTGGTCGTTCATGCCGCTGGACGTGGTCTTTTCCTGCCTCGGTTTGCTGGCTGCGTGGCGCTACCGCCGCGGCCACCCGGGCTGGCGCGAGCTGGCGCTGCTGTCCCTGCCGCTTACCTCCACCGCCGGGTTGATGGCGGTTTCCTACTGGGCCATCCGCGCCGAGTTCGACCCGGCTTGGTGGCTGGCGAACCTGTTCCTGCTTGTCTGGCCGTTGCCCTACATCCTGCACCTGGTCAGGGCTCCGCGAGGGTAA